One candidate division TA06 bacterium B3_TA06 genomic window carries:
- a CDS encoding 3-isopropylmalate dehydratase large subunit (catalyzes the isomerization between 2-isopropylmalate and 3-isopropylmalate in leucine biosynthesis) — translation MGQTLSEKIISEHCGRQVKPGDLVIADVDAAMVQDGTGPLSVKELEKAGLVQAVHPERTVLFLDHASPSPRSELSNAHNILRSFAARTGVIVSEIGEGVCHQRMVEEFARPGDLLVGADSHTVTSGALGAFATGMGSSDVGFAIALGKVWLRVPETFKIELTGFFKPGVFAKDLMLSVIGHIGADGATYKAMEFLGPVAHTLPMHERFVLSNMAVEAGAKAGLFAADNVTKAYLEDAGRGEDFTALAPDDDAVYEKTFSFDLGEIEPTVSFPHTVDNTRKVGEARGIKIDQAFIGTCSNGRLEDLRIAAEIVKGKKVASGVRFLIVPASRKVYLEAMREGLMETFIEAGGVIQPPGCGPCVGIHQGVLGDGEVCISAQNRNFKGRMGNPEGSIYLASPATVAASALTGKITDPREFL, via the coding sequence ATGGGCCAGACCCTGAGCGAAAAGATAATCTCTGAGCACTGCGGCAGACAAGTCAAGCCGGGCGATCTGGTGATTGCCGACGTGGACGCCGCTATGGTTCAGGACGGCACCGGGCCTTTGTCGGTCAAGGAGCTTGAGAAGGCAGGCCTGGTGCAGGCCGTGCATCCTGAGCGCACGGTTCTTTTCCTCGATCACGCCTCACCAAGCCCGCGCTCCGAGCTTTCCAACGCCCACAACATCCTGCGCTCCTTCGCGGCCAGGACAGGTGTTATAGTCTCCGAGATCGGCGAAGGGGTTTGTCACCAGCGGATGGTGGAGGAGTTCGCGCGTCCGGGCGATCTCCTGGTGGGTGCCGACTCCCACACCGTGACCTCAGGTGCCCTTGGTGCCTTTGCCACAGGCATGGGCTCCTCAGACGTGGGCTTTGCCATCGCCCTGGGCAAGGTGTGGCTTCGCGTTCCAGAGACCTTCAAGATAGAACTCACCGGTTTCTTCAAGCCCGGAGTCTTTGCCAAGGATCTGATGCTTTCGGTGATTGGACACATCGGTGCGGACGGCGCGACCTACAAGGCGATGGAGTTTCTTGGCCCTGTGGCACATACGCTTCCCATGCACGAGCGGTTCGTTCTATCCAACATGGCGGTTGAGGCCGGAGCCAAGGCAGGACTCTTTGCCGCCGATAACGTTACCAAGGCTTATCTTGAGGATGCAGGACGCGGCGAGGATTTCACGGCCCTTGCCCCTGATGATGACGCGGTCTATGAGAAGACCTTCAGCTTCGACCTGGGAGAAATCGAACCTACCGTGAGCTTTCCCCATACGGTGGACAACACCCGCAAGGTAGGCGAGGCCAGGGGAATCAAGATAGACCAGGCGTTCATCGGAACCTGCAGCAATGGCCGGCTGGAGGACCTCAGGATCGCGGCAGAAATAGTCAAAGGCAAGAAGGTTGCATCCGGGGTGCGCTTCCTTATAGTACCTGCATCACGCAAGGTCTACTTGGAGGCGATGCGCGAAGGTCTCATGGAGACGTTCATTGAGGCCGGTGGAGTCATTCAGCCGCCGGGCTGCGGGCCGTGCGTGGGTATCCACCAGGGAGTTCTCGGCGACGGCGAGGTCTGTATCTCGGCCCAGAACCGCAACTTCAAGGGAAGGATGGGCAACCCGGAAGGCTCCATCTACCTCGCCTCTCCTGCCACTGTTGCCGCTTCTGCGCTCACCGGCAAGATTACCGATCCGCGAGAGTTTTTGTGA
- a CDS encoding 3-isopropylmalate dehydratase, which produces MKGKVFKFGDDISTDHITPGRYFHLRGDMAKLAEHTLEDADPSFAKKVQPGDFVVGGRNFGLGSSREHAPRVIKECKVSAVLARSFARIFYRNSINVGLPVLECDTDGIDAGDELEGNLAQGVIRNLTKGEEINFTPIPEFMRGLLADGGLAAHIKKHGGFKL; this is translated from the coding sequence TTGAAGGGAAAGGTATTCAAGTTCGGTGACGACATCTCCACCGACCACATCACGCCTGGTCGTTACTTTCACCTGCGCGGCGACATGGCCAAGCTGGCAGAGCACACCCTTGAGGATGCCGATCCCAGTTTTGCCAAGAAGGTGCAGCCCGGCGACTTCGTGGTAGGAGGTCGCAACTTTGGACTTGGGTCCTCGCGTGAGCATGCCCCGCGGGTGATAAAGGAGTGCAAGGTCTCGGCTGTTCTTGCCCGCTCATTCGCACGCATCTTCTACCGCAACTCAATCAACGTGGGGCTGCCTGTGCTTGAATGTGATACCGACGGGATCGATGCAGGCGACGAGCTCGAGGGCAACCTGGCCCAGGGTGTGATTCGCAATCTAACCAAGGGAGAAGAGATCAACTTTACACCCATCCCTGAGTTCATGCGCGGTCTTCTGGCTGACGGCGGTCTGGCCGCGCACATCAAAAAACACGGCGGTTTCAAACTGTGA